Proteins encoded together in one Marinobacter salsuginis window:
- the glmU gene encoding bifunctional UDP-N-acetylglucosamine diphosphorylase/glucosamine-1-phosphate N-acetyltransferase GlmU, with the protein MSPLHVVILAAGQGSRMKSTLPKVLHTLAGRPMLQHVIDTAHELGADTIHTVIGHGADQVRQTISDDIIHWVEQRERLGTGHAVMQVLDHLPDDARVLVLYGDVPLIRKQTLAILVDHVCGDSLGLLTVTMDDPTGYGRIVRDADGNVTRIVEQKDASVDQQAIREVNTGILGVSAAHLKRWLPQLSNDNAQGEYYLTDIIAMAAKDSVEVASNQPADVMEVQGVNNRVQLAELERWFQLQQSQELMLQGATLADPARIDVRGNLSVGCDVYIDVNAVFEGEVTLGNRVHVGPGCVIKDAHIGDGTEIKAYSVIESSTIGENAQIGPYARFRPGNRLAANTKVGNFVELKKSVIGEGSKISHLSYVGDATLGARVNVGAGTITCNYDGANKYQTIIGDGVFVGSNCSLVAPVTVAPEATIGAGSTITRDVAASELAVARGRQRNISGWEKPKKH; encoded by the coding sequence ATGAGCCCGCTACACGTCGTCATTCTGGCCGCCGGCCAGGGATCGCGCATGAAATCGACATTACCGAAGGTTCTCCACACCCTCGCAGGTCGACCCATGCTTCAGCACGTAATCGATACGGCACACGAACTCGGTGCCGATACGATCCATACCGTCATCGGGCATGGTGCCGATCAGGTTCGCCAGACTATCAGCGACGACATCATACACTGGGTGGAGCAGCGTGAGCGCTTGGGTACCGGCCATGCTGTGATGCAGGTTCTGGATCATCTACCGGACGACGCCCGTGTGCTTGTGCTGTATGGCGACGTGCCACTGATCCGGAAGCAGACCCTCGCGATTCTGGTGGATCATGTTTGCGGCGATAGCTTGGGTTTGTTGACGGTTACGATGGACGATCCAACGGGCTATGGCCGGATCGTTCGGGACGCCGACGGCAACGTCACTCGCATTGTCGAGCAGAAAGACGCCAGTGTCGATCAACAGGCGATCCGGGAGGTTAACACCGGGATTCTTGGTGTGAGTGCTGCACATTTGAAGCGTTGGTTGCCGCAACTGTCGAACGACAATGCTCAGGGGGAATACTACCTGACTGACATCATCGCCATGGCAGCTAAAGATTCTGTGGAAGTGGCTTCCAATCAACCCGCGGATGTCATGGAAGTTCAGGGCGTGAACAACCGCGTTCAGCTGGCCGAGCTTGAACGCTGGTTCCAGCTCCAGCAATCGCAGGAACTCATGCTGCAGGGAGCTACCCTGGCCGACCCGGCCCGAATCGACGTCCGGGGTAATCTCTCGGTTGGTTGTGATGTGTATATTGATGTAAACGCCGTGTTCGAGGGCGAGGTGACGCTGGGAAATCGCGTTCATGTTGGCCCGGGCTGCGTTATCAAGGATGCCCATATTGGTGACGGAACGGAGATCAAGGCCTACAGTGTGATTGAGAGCTCCACCATCGGGGAGAATGCGCAGATCGGACCGTACGCCCGGTTCCGTCCCGGTAACCGACTGGCCGCCAATACAAAAGTTGGCAATTTCGTAGAGCTGAAAAAATCCGTAATTGGTGAAGGGAGCAAAATCAGCCACCTCAGTTATGTTGGTGATGCCACCCTCGGTGCTCGTGTGAATGTGGGTGCAGGAACCATCACCTGCAATTATGATGGGGCGAACAAGTACCAGACGATTATAGGGGACGGCGTCTTCGTGGGCTCCAACTGTTCGCTGGTGGCGCCAGTCACGGTAGCGCCTGAGGCCACCATTGGTGCTGGCTCGACCATTACACGGGACGTCGCCGCGAGCGAACTGGCCGTTGCCAGGGGCCGACAGCGGAATATCTCCGGTTGGGAAAAGCCGAAGAAACACTGA
- a CDS encoding F0F1 ATP synthase subunit epsilon, which produces MGMTVHCDVVSAETKIYSGLVEMLIAAGSEGDLGIAPGHTPLLTQLKPGPIRIIKQGGEEEILYVSGGYLEVQPNLVTLLADTAVRAKDVDEAAALEAQKEAEKALANKTGEFEYSRAAAELAEAVAQLRTIQQLRNKMR; this is translated from the coding sequence ATGGGTATGACCGTGCATTGTGATGTGGTAAGTGCCGAAACAAAGATCTATTCCGGATTGGTGGAAATGCTGATCGCAGCCGGTTCTGAAGGTGACCTGGGTATTGCCCCGGGTCACACTCCGCTGCTGACCCAGCTGAAGCCGGGCCCTATTCGGATCATCAAGCAGGGCGGTGAAGAAGAGATTCTTTACGTGTCCGGCGGGTATCTGGAAGTTCAGCCCAATCTGGTGACTTTGTTGGCGGATACCGCGGTTCGTGCAAAGGATGTGGACGAAGCAGCCGCGCTCGAAGCTCAGAAAGAAGCCGAGAAAGCACTTGCCAACAAGACCGGTGAATTCGAGTACTCCCGTGCCGCTGCAGAGCTGGCCGAAGCTGTTGCTCAGCTTCGTACCATCCAGCAGCTGCGTAACAAAATGCGATAA
- the atpD gene encoding F0F1 ATP synthase subunit beta codes for MSSGQIVQIIGAVIDVEFPRDSVPKVYDALLLEGGETTLEVQQQLGDGIVRTIAMGSTEGLKRGLKAENTGNPISVPVGTQTLGRIMDVLGRPIDEAGDIGEEERWAIHRKAPGYADQAASADLLETGIKVIDLICPFAKGGKVGLFGGAGVGKTVNMMELINNIAKEHSGLSVFAGVGERTREGNDFYYEMKESNVLDKVAMVYGQMNEPPGNRLRVALTGLTMAEKFRDEGRDVLLFVDNIYRYTLAGTEVSALLGRMPSAVGYQPTLAEEMGQLQERITSTKNGSITSIQAVYVPADDLTDPSPATTFSHLDATVVLSRDIASKGIYPAIDPLDSTSRQLDPLIIGQEHYEVARGVQTNLQRYKELKDIIAILGMDELSEEDKLTVARARKIERFLSQPFHVAEVFTGSPGKYVSLKETISSFKGILNGDYDELPEQAFYMVGTIEEAVEKAKEMKSKAKS; via the coding sequence ATGAGTAGCGGACAAATCGTTCAGATCATTGGCGCGGTTATCGACGTGGAATTCCCACGTGACTCCGTACCCAAAGTATATGACGCACTGCTGCTTGAAGGTGGCGAAACAACTCTGGAAGTCCAGCAGCAGCTGGGTGACGGCATTGTTCGTACCATCGCCATGGGCAGCACCGAAGGCCTGAAGCGTGGCCTGAAAGCAGAAAACACCGGTAACCCGATTTCGGTACCGGTTGGTACCCAGACTCTGGGCCGTATCATGGACGTTCTGGGTCGCCCCATCGACGAAGCCGGCGATATCGGCGAAGAAGAGCGTTGGGCGATTCACCGTAAGGCCCCAGGCTACGCCGACCAGGCAGCGTCTGCGGACCTGCTGGAAACCGGCATCAAGGTTATCGACCTGATCTGCCCGTTCGCCAAGGGTGGTAAGGTTGGTCTGTTCGGTGGTGCCGGTGTTGGTAAAACCGTAAACATGATGGAACTGATCAACAACATCGCGAAAGAGCACTCCGGTCTCTCCGTATTCGCAGGTGTTGGTGAGCGGACCCGGGAAGGTAACGACTTCTACTATGAAATGAAGGAGTCCAACGTTCTCGATAAGGTTGCCATGGTTTACGGCCAGATGAACGAGCCCCCTGGAAACCGTCTGCGTGTGGCCCTGACCGGTCTCACCATGGCTGAGAAGTTCCGGGACGAAGGTCGTGACGTACTGTTGTTCGTTGACAACATCTACCGTTACACCCTGGCCGGTACCGAAGTATCCGCACTGCTCGGCCGTATGCCGTCTGCGGTAGGTTACCAGCCGACTCTGGCTGAAGAGATGGGTCAGCTGCAGGAGCGTATTACCTCCACCAAGAACGGTTCCATCACGTCCATCCAGGCGGTCTACGTACCGGCGGATGACTTGACTGACCCGTCGCCTGCAACCACCTTCTCGCACCTGGATGCGACCGTGGTACTGAGCCGTGACATCGCTTCCAAGGGTATCTACCCGGCGATCGATCCGCTGGATTCCACCTCTCGTCAGTTGGATCCGCTGATCATCGGCCAGGAGCACTACGAAGTGGCCCGTGGCGTGCAGACTAACCTGCAGCGCTACAAGGAGCTGAAAGACATCATCGCCATCCTGGGTATGGACGAACTGTCAGAAGAAGACAAACTGACCGTTGCCCGTGCCCGTAAGATCGAGCGTTTTCTGTCCCAGCCGTTCCACGTTGCTGAAGTATTCACCGGTTCCCCCGGTAAGTACGTTTCCCTCAAGGAAACCATCAGCAGCTTTAAGGGCATCCTGAATGGTGACTATGACGAATTGCCCGAGCAGGCGTTCTACATGGTTGGTACCATTGAGGAAGCGGTCGAGAAAGCGAAGGAAATGAAGAGCAAGGCAAAGAGCTAA
- the atpG gene encoding F0F1 ATP synthase subunit gamma has translation MAVGKEIRNQISSIKSTQKITSAMEMVAASKMRKAQERMQATRPYADKMRQVIGHIAKANAQYKHPFMVEREVKRVGYIVVSTDRGLCGGLNINLFKALVREMKAWKEKGVETDLCAIGQKGASFFRSYGGNVVAALTHLGDSPSSEKLIGNVKVMLDAFSEGKIDRLYVVSNEFVNTMTQSPKVEQLLPLPESEDEEEIKNQWDYLYEPDARQILDGLLPRFIESQVYQGVVENLACEQAARMIAMKSATDNAGSIIDELQLAYNKARQAAITQEISEIVSGAASV, from the coding sequence ATGGCCGTCGGCAAAGAAATACGTAACCAGATATCAAGCATCAAGAGCACGCAGAAAATCACCAGCGCCATGGAAATGGTGGCTGCGAGTAAAATGCGTAAGGCTCAGGAGCGCATGCAGGCAACCCGCCCGTATGCCGACAAGATGCGTCAGGTGATCGGGCACATTGCCAAGGCGAATGCTCAGTACAAGCACCCGTTCATGGTCGAGCGCGAGGTCAAGCGCGTGGGCTATATCGTGGTGTCAACTGATCGTGGCCTCTGCGGTGGTCTGAACATTAACCTGTTCAAAGCGCTTGTCCGTGAAATGAAAGCGTGGAAAGAAAAAGGAGTGGAAACCGATCTGTGCGCCATCGGGCAGAAAGGGGCTTCCTTTTTCCGGAGCTACGGCGGCAATGTCGTCGCGGCGCTGACCCATCTTGGGGACAGCCCGAGCTCTGAAAAACTCATCGGCAACGTCAAGGTTATGCTGGATGCGTTCTCGGAAGGAAAGATTGATCGCCTGTACGTGGTCAGCAACGAGTTCGTTAACACCATGACCCAAAGCCCGAAGGTGGAGCAGCTTCTGCCCCTGCCGGAGAGCGAAGACGAGGAAGAGATCAAGAACCAGTGGGATTATCTCTACGAGCCCGATGCCAGGCAGATCCTCGATGGCCTTCTGCCACGTTTTATTGAATCCCAGGTGTACCAGGGTGTGGTAGAAAATCTGGCATGTGAACAGGCAGCCCGGATGATCGCCATGAAGAGCGCAACTGACAACGCCGGTAGCATTATCGACGAGCTTCAGCTGGCTTATAACAAGGCGCGTCAGGCAGCCATTACCCAAGAGATATCGGAGATTGTGAGCGGCGCCGCTTCGGTCTGA
- the atpA gene encoding F0F1 ATP synthase subunit alpha produces MQQLNPSEISDIIKKRIEKLDISSEAKNEGTILSVSDGIVLIHGLADVMYGEMIEFANGTFGMALNLERDSVGAVVLGDYEDLAEGQKVRCTGRILEVPVGPELMGRVVDALGNPIDGKGDLGTDLTSPVEKVAPGVIARQSVDEPVQTGLKAIDTMVPIGRGQRELIIGDRQIGKTAVAIDAIINQKDTGIKCIYVAVGQKQSSIAAVVRKLEEHGAMDHTIVVAAGAADPAAMQFLAPYSGTSMGEYFRDRGEDALIIYDDLSKQAVAYRQISLLLRRPPGREAYPGDVFYLHSRLLERASRVNADYVEQLTSGEVKGKTGSLTALPIIETQAGDVSAFVPTNVISITDGQIFLETNLFNSGIRPAMNAGISVSRVGGSAQTKIMKKLGGNIRLALAQYRELAAFAQFASDLDEATRQQLEHGQRVTELMKQNQYSPMSVAEMGTVLFAANEGFLDDVDVDKVVKFEAQMLDWMRSEQKDLLDKINEKGDYNDEIAAGLKAALEKFKTTQSW; encoded by the coding sequence ATGCAGCAACTGAATCCATCCGAGATCAGTGACATCATCAAGAAGAGAATCGAAAAACTCGATATCTCTTCCGAAGCAAAGAACGAAGGTACGATCCTGTCGGTTTCCGACGGTATCGTGCTGATCCACGGTCTTGCCGACGTTATGTACGGTGAGATGATTGAATTTGCCAACGGCACGTTCGGTATGGCTCTGAACCTGGAGCGTGATTCCGTTGGTGCGGTTGTGCTGGGCGACTACGAAGATCTGGCTGAAGGCCAGAAAGTTCGTTGCACCGGTCGCATCCTGGAAGTGCCGGTTGGTCCGGAACTGATGGGCCGCGTTGTTGACGCGCTGGGTAACCCCATCGACGGCAAGGGTGACCTCGGTACCGACCTGACCTCTCCTGTCGAGAAGGTTGCACCGGGCGTTATCGCACGTCAGTCCGTTGATGAGCCGGTTCAGACTGGTCTGAAGGCAATCGACACCATGGTGCCGATCGGTCGCGGCCAGCGTGAGCTGATCATCGGTGACCGTCAGATCGGTAAGACCGCTGTCGCCATCGACGCGATCATTAACCAGAAAGACACCGGCATCAAGTGTATCTATGTTGCCGTCGGTCAGAAGCAGTCTTCCATCGCTGCCGTTGTGCGCAAGCTGGAAGAGCACGGCGCGATGGATCACACCATCGTGGTTGCCGCCGGTGCCGCCGATCCTGCAGCGATGCAGTTCCTGGCTCCGTACTCCGGTACTTCCATGGGTGAATACTTCCGTGACCGTGGCGAAGACGCCCTGATCATCTATGATGATCTGTCCAAGCAGGCCGTGGCTTACCGCCAGATCTCCCTGCTGCTGCGTCGTCCGCCAGGCCGTGAAGCCTACCCGGGTGACGTATTCTACCTGCACTCCCGTCTGCTGGAGCGTGCGTCCCGTGTAAACGCTGACTACGTTGAGCAGCTGACCAGTGGTGAAGTGAAAGGCAAGACCGGTTCCCTGACCGCCCTGCCGATCATCGAAACCCAGGCTGGTGACGTGTCCGCGTTCGTACCGACCAACGTAATCTCCATTACCGACGGTCAGATCTTCCTGGAAACCAACCTGTTCAACTCCGGTATCCGTCCGGCGATGAACGCCGGTATCTCCGTATCCCGGGTAGGTGGTTCCGCCCAGACCAAGATCATGAAGAAGCTCGGCGGTAACATCCGTCTGGCTCTGGCCCAGTATCGTGAACTGGCCGCTTTCGCACAGTTTGCTTCCGACCTCGACGAAGCAACCCGTCAGCAGCTTGAGCACGGTCAGCGTGTAACGGAACTCATGAAGCAGAACCAGTACAGCCCGATGTCTGTGGCTGAAATGGGTACGGTTCTGTTCGCAGCCAACGAAGGCTTCCTGGACGACGTTGATGTCGACAAGGTAGTGAAGTTTGAAGCGCAGATGCTCGACTGGATGCGCTCCGAGCAGAAAGACCTCCTCGACAAGATCAACGAGAAAGGCGATTACAACGACGAAATCGCTGCCGGCCTCAAAGCTGCACTTGAGAAATTCAAGACCACTCAGAGCTGGTAA
- a CDS encoding F0F1 ATP synthase subunit delta, with product MAELRTLARPYAKAAFSAAQEHEQLAEWSQVLTIAGQVTANKDIRQLLANPGLEEQKKAELILEVAEEGVTDQVRNFFAVLAENRRLTLLPEIAALFNTYRADLERTVDIDVTAAFELTDEQQQKLAQALSKKLERQVSLAASLDKSLIGGVIIRTGDLVIDASVRGKLTKLADALGS from the coding sequence ATGGCAGAACTGAGAACGCTGGCCCGTCCCTACGCAAAGGCAGCATTTAGTGCCGCTCAGGAGCATGAACAGCTGGCTGAGTGGTCCCAGGTGCTGACAATTGCCGGGCAGGTCACCGCGAACAAAGACATTCGACAGCTTCTCGCGAATCCGGGTCTGGAAGAGCAGAAGAAGGCAGAGCTGATTCTGGAGGTCGCCGAAGAGGGCGTCACCGATCAGGTCCGCAACTTTTTCGCTGTACTGGCTGAAAACCGCCGGCTGACTCTTCTTCCTGAGATTGCAGCGCTCTTCAACACGTACCGGGCTGATCTGGAGCGCACTGTTGATATCGATGTCACCGCGGCTTTCGAGCTGACGGACGAACAGCAACAGAAGCTCGCCCAGGCACTTTCGAAGAAACTCGAGCGGCAAGTGTCACTCGCAGCGTCATTGGACAAGTCTCTGATTGGCGGCGTGATTATTCGCACCGGCGATCTGGTCATTGACGCATCTGTACGCGGAAAGCTGACCAAGCTGGCCGACGCTCTGGGCTCCTGA
- a CDS encoding F0F1 ATP synthase subunit B yields MNINLTMIGQAIAFFIFVVFCMKYVWPPIMAALQERQKKIADGLAASDRAARDLELAQEKSAQELREAKQQAAGLIEQANKRAAQIVEASKDDARKEGQKLIEQAKAEIEQERNQARDALRAEIATIAVAGAEKILETSVDASKHNEMLEKLAAEL; encoded by the coding sequence GTGAACATTAATTTGACGATGATTGGTCAAGCCATCGCGTTCTTTATCTTTGTCGTCTTCTGCATGAAATATGTGTGGCCGCCAATCATGGCCGCACTGCAGGAGCGTCAAAAGAAGATCGCTGACGGACTGGCTGCCTCAGACCGCGCTGCGCGCGATCTGGAACTGGCTCAGGAAAAGTCAGCTCAGGAACTGCGTGAAGCCAAGCAGCAAGCTGCTGGTCTGATTGAACAGGCCAACAAGCGCGCGGCCCAGATTGTGGAAGCATCCAAGGATGACGCCCGCAAGGAAGGCCAGAAGCTGATTGAGCAGGCCAAGGCCGAAATTGAACAGGAGCGCAATCAGGCTCGTGACGCTTTGCGTGCAGAAATTGCCACCATTGCCGTTGCCGGTGCTGAGAAGATCCTGGAAACCTCTGTCGATGCCTCCAAGCACAACGAGATGTTGGAAAAACTGGCGGCAGAACTTTAA
- the atpE gene encoding F0F1 ATP synthase subunit C, whose product METVVGMTAIAVALLIGLGALGTAIGFGILGGKFLEGAARQPEMTPMLQVKMFIVAGLLDAVTMIGVGIALFFTFANPFVGQIAG is encoded by the coding sequence ATGGAAACTGTAGTTGGAATGACCGCTATTGCCGTTGCACTGCTGATTGGCCTGGGTGCCCTGGGTACTGCGATTGGCTTTGGTATCCTCGGTGGCAAGTTCCTGGAAGGCGCTGCGCGTCAGCCGGAAATGACCCCGATGCTGCAGGTTAAGATGTTCATCGTTGCAGGTCTGCTGGACGCCGTAACCATGATCGGTGTTGGTATCGCTCTGTTCTTCACTTTCGCCAACCCGTTTGTCGGCCAGATCGCCGGTTAA
- the atpB gene encoding F0F1 ATP synthase subunit A, which yields MAGSASEYIQHHLQNLTYGKLPAGYERADGTVLQDATWTLAHTGKEASDMGFWALHIDSLGWAVALGALFLFIFRMAAKRATSDQPGGLQNFVEVMVEFVDQSVKETFHGKNKVIAPLSLTIFCWVFLMNLMDLVPVDFLPQLFHLMGLEYMKVVPTTDVNVTLGMSLSVFALIIYYSLKVKGVGGFVGELTLHPFSSDNMFLKILLVPVNLLLEGVSLIAKPISLALRLFGNLYAGELIFILIALLPFWAQWALSVPWAIFHILVITLQAFIFMMLTIVYLSMAHEDSH from the coding sequence ATGGCAGGAAGTGCATCCGAATATATCCAGCATCACCTCCAGAACCTCACCTACGGTAAGCTGCCGGCAGGCTATGAGCGTGCCGACGGAACCGTGCTTCAAGATGCAACCTGGACGCTGGCTCACACCGGCAAGGAAGCATCCGACATGGGCTTCTGGGCATTGCACATTGACTCACTGGGCTGGGCGGTAGCGCTCGGTGCCCTGTTCCTGTTCATTTTCCGAATGGCCGCCAAGCGTGCTACCTCGGACCAGCCCGGGGGCCTCCAGAACTTCGTTGAAGTGATGGTCGAGTTTGTTGACCAGAGCGTGAAAGAAACCTTCCACGGAAAGAACAAGGTCATTGCTCCGTTGTCACTGACCATTTTCTGCTGGGTATTCCTGATGAACCTGATGGACCTGGTTCCGGTGGATTTCCTGCCGCAGCTGTTCCACCTGATGGGTCTGGAATACATGAAGGTGGTTCCGACCACGGATGTGAACGTGACCCTGGGCATGTCCCTGTCTGTCTTTGCGCTGATCATCTACTACAGTCTGAAGGTGAAAGGAGTTGGTGGCTTCGTGGGTGAACTGACCCTGCACCCCTTCTCTTCCGACAATATGTTCCTGAAGATCCTTCTGGTTCCGGTCAACCTGCTGCTGGAAGGCGTGAGCCTGATCGCCAAGCCGATCTCACTGGCACTGCGTCTGTTCGGTAACCTGTACGCTGGCGAGTTGATCTTCATCCTGATTGCGCTGCTTCCCTTCTGGGCGCAGTGGGCACTGTCTGTTCCCTGGGCGATTTTCCACATCCTGGTTATCACCCTGCAGGCATTTATCTTTATGATGTTGACGATCGTGTACCTGAGCATGGCTCACGAAGACAGTCACTGA
- a CDS encoding F0F1 ATP synthase subunit I — protein MTKAVSGGIRRPPIARWFVIEGVVLVFVSLAFLLRGQVSGYSALLGGLIFLIPHGYFALKAFRYAGARSAKKIMTSFYQGEAGKLILCAILFTMVFKWIQPLDIAALFLTFAIMLVTNWLTPLLAGSNTQQS, from the coding sequence ATGACGAAGGCAGTTTCAGGCGGTATTCGCCGCCCGCCCATCGCACGATGGTTTGTAATAGAAGGTGTGGTACTTGTCTTCGTCAGCCTGGCGTTTCTCTTGCGAGGCCAGGTTTCCGGTTATTCAGCGCTGCTGGGCGGACTTATCTTTCTGATCCCCCATGGTTATTTTGCGCTCAAGGCATTCCGCTACGCCGGCGCGCGGTCTGCCAAGAAGATCATGACTTCTTTTTACCAGGGTGAGGCCGGCAAGCTCATCCTGTGCGCCATCCTTTTCACGATGGTGTTCAAATGGATTCAGCCGCTTGATATAGCGGCACTTTTTTTAACATTTGCGATCATGCTGGTCACCAACTGGTTGACACCGCTACTGGCGGGCAGCAATACGCAGCAAAGCTAA
- a CDS encoding ParB/RepB/Spo0J family partition protein, protein MAAKKRGLGERGLGALLAGSKVNLDQELKDHDGELREVPIDLIQRGRYQPRRDMDPAALQELADSIRQQGVMQPVVVRPIAEGRYELIAGERRWRATQMAELDSIPAIIRDVPDEAAIAMALIENIQRENLNPIEEAFALQRLQDEFGLTQAQVAEAVGKSRTTITNLLRLIGLSEDVRIMLEHGDLEMGHGRAMLTLAPELQMQVAKQVVAKSLSVRQTEALVRRVQQETPDSKSRKKGTLDPNIRALQDDLAERLGARVSIDHGQRGKGKLVIEYSSLDELDGILGHIK, encoded by the coding sequence ATGGCGGCGAAGAAACGAGGACTGGGTGAGCGTGGACTGGGCGCCCTTCTGGCAGGCTCCAAGGTCAATCTTGACCAGGAGCTGAAAGACCACGACGGTGAGCTCCGCGAAGTTCCCATTGATCTGATCCAGCGTGGCCGGTATCAGCCCAGGCGCGATATGGATCCTGCAGCCCTGCAGGAACTGGCGGATTCCATTCGCCAGCAGGGCGTGATGCAGCCGGTGGTCGTTCGCCCGATCGCGGAAGGTCGCTACGAGCTGATCGCCGGTGAGCGTCGCTGGCGTGCCACCCAGATGGCAGAACTGGACAGCATTCCTGCGATCATCCGGGATGTGCCCGATGAAGCCGCCATCGCCATGGCGCTGATCGAGAACATCCAGCGTGAAAATCTCAATCCGATCGAAGAAGCCTTCGCCCTCCAGCGCCTGCAGGATGAGTTTGGTCTGACCCAGGCTCAGGTTGCCGAGGCCGTTGGTAAATCCCGCACCACAATTACCAACCTGTTGCGACTGATCGGTTTGTCGGAAGACGTTCGTATCATGCTCGAGCATGGTGATCTCGAGATGGGCCACGGCCGCGCGATGCTGACTCTCGCCCCGGAACTGCAGATGCAGGTGGCTAAACAGGTGGTGGCAAAATCGCTATCTGTACGCCAGACCGAGGCTCTTGTTCGACGTGTGCAACAGGAAACCCCGGACAGCAAATCCCGGAAAAAGGGAACGCTGGATCCGAACATTCGCGCCTTGCAGGATGATCTGGCCGAACGATTGGGCGCCCGGGTATCAATCGATCATGGCCAGCGCGGTAAGGGCAAACTGGTCATTGAATACAGCTCGCTGGACGAGCTGGACGGTATTCTGGGCCATATCAAATAA
- a CDS encoding ParA family protein, producing MARVIAVTNQKGGVGKTTTCVNLAASLAATKRRVLLVDMDPQGNATMGSGVDKNALELSGYDMLTKRASAADVIIPAEASGFDILPANGDLTAAEVELMNEIGREHRLRLALNTVRDNYDYILIDCPPSLSLLTVNALSAADSVLIPMQCEYYALEGLAALMNTVEQIQETVNPNLQVEGILRTMYDPRNSLTLDVSGQLSEYFGDKVYRAVIPRNVRLAEAPSYGVPALKYDRASKGAIAYLALAGEMVRRHGSKKTSAPVAV from the coding sequence ATGGCGCGCGTGATTGCAGTGACCAATCAGAAAGGCGGTGTGGGCAAAACCACCACCTGCGTCAACCTTGCTGCCTCCCTGGCCGCCACCAAGCGCCGGGTGCTGCTGGTGGATATGGACCCCCAGGGTAACGCGACCATGGGCAGCGGTGTGGATAAAAACGCTCTGGAACTGTCCGGCTACGACATGCTGACCAAGCGCGCCAGCGCCGCCGATGTTATTATTCCGGCCGAGGCGTCCGGTTTCGATATCCTGCCGGCCAACGGCGATCTCACAGCCGCCGAAGTTGAGCTGATGAACGAAATTGGCCGGGAACATCGCCTGCGCCTGGCGCTGAATACAGTCCGCGACAATTACGATTACATTCTGATTGATTGCCCACCTTCACTTAGCCTGTTGACGGTGAATGCCCTCTCCGCCGCAGACTCCGTGCTGATCCCCATGCAATGCGAGTACTACGCACTGGAGGGGCTGGCAGCGTTGATGAACACCGTAGAGCAGATTCAGGAGACGGTGAACCCGAATCTGCAGGTGGAAGGCATTCTGCGTACCATGTACGACCCCCGGAACAGTCTGACTCTCGATGTGTCCGGTCAGCTGAGTGAGTACTTTGGCGACAAGGTGTATCGAGCGGTGATTCCCCGCAATGTTCGCCTGGCGGAAGCGCCCAGCTACGGCGTTCCGGCCCTGAAATACGACCGCGCCTCCAAGGGTGCCATTGCCTATCTGGCGCTGGCCGGTGAAATGGTCCGCCGCCACGGTTCAAAAAAGACATCCGCGCCGGTTGCGGTGTAA
- the rsmG gene encoding 16S rRNA (guanine(527)-N(7))-methyltransferase RsmG, producing the protein MTKSLWHGQLRDGLATMGLSLDEDRQEKLLAFLGLLNKWNRAYNLTAVRDERVMVSRQLLDSLSILPWITAEHLLDVGAGGGLPGIPLAIALPEKRFTLLDSNGKKTRFLNQCVLELGLDNVEVIHGRAEDCSPPEPFAQISSRAFTALENLVNWCGNLLANEGEFLAMKGQFPDDEVAALPAGWQVKSSHPLDVPGADGERHLLVVARATISG; encoded by the coding sequence ATGACCAAGTCACTCTGGCACGGCCAGCTCCGGGATGGACTGGCCACAATGGGTCTGTCCCTGGATGAAGATCGGCAGGAAAAGCTGCTGGCTTTTCTGGGCCTGCTTAACAAGTGGAACCGGGCTTACAACCTCACGGCTGTGCGTGATGAGCGTGTGATGGTGTCCCGGCAACTGCTCGACAGCCTGAGCATTCTGCCCTGGATCACCGCGGAGCATCTGTTGGATGTGGGTGCCGGCGGCGGTCTGCCCGGTATCCCTCTGGCGATTGCCCTGCCGGAAAAGCGATTTACCCTGCTTGATAGCAACGGCAAGAAAACCCGCTTTCTCAATCAGTGTGTCCTGGAGCTTGGTCTGGATAATGTCGAGGTGATTCACGGTCGGGCGGAAGATTGCAGCCCCCCGGAACCCTTTGCCCAGATCAGCAGCCGCGCCTTTACCGCTCTGGAGAACCTGGTGAACTGGTGTGGCAATCTGTTGGCAAATGAGGGCGAGTTCCTTGCCATGAAAGGCCAGTTTCCGGATGATGAAGTGGCTGCCCTCCCGGCTGGCTGGCAGGTAAAATCCAGCCATCCCCTGGACGTTCCCGGTGCCGATGGCGAGCGCCATCTCCTGGTGGTCGCCCGGGCGACGATTTCCGGATAA